The DNA sequence AAAACAGTTCTTCCGGAGGGGTTTTCCCTCTGCTTGCAGAGAAGGTTTTGAACAAGGGCGGAGCTGTTTTCGGCGCTGCTTTTAACAAAGATTTCGGTGTGGAACATATTTGTGTGGAAAACGAGGAACATTTGAATTTGCTCAGAGGGTCAAAATACGTTCAAAGTGATTTGAGAGATACGTTCAAAGAAGCAAAAAGCAGACTTAAAAAGGGACAGCCTGTATTGTTCTCCGGCGTTCCTTGTCAGACAGCCGGACTGAAAGCATACCTGCGGAAGGAATATGACAACCTCTATCTTGTCGAACTGGTCTGTCACGGAACACCTTCACCGGCTGTATGGGAAAAATATGTTGAGCTTATGAGCAAAAAGGGAGAACCTAAGCGAATCTCCTTCAGGATGAAGGATTCATCCTGGAGGAGATTCGCAACATTATTTTTATACAAAAATAATGTTGCGTATCTGTGCGAGCACAGATATGACCCGTTTATGAAAGGCTTTCTCAGCAATTTGTATTTAAGACCTTCATGCTATTTTTGCCGGTTAAAACATAACAACAGAGCCGGAGATATTACTCTCGGAGATTTTTGGGGTGCGGAAAGGTATGTTCCCGAAATAGACGATGACAAAGGATTGTCGCTTGTGTTTGTTAATACTGAGAGGGGAGAAAGATTGTTAAACAGTATCTTGGATAAAACAACGTACAAAAATTTGGACGAAGATGTTAATGCTTTGGCATCAATGCTTAACCATTCTGTTGAGCTAAATCCTAAAAGTGAAAAATTTTACAGGGATTTCTTTGCCGATCAGATACAGTTGATACCGATTATAGAAAAATACACGAAACCGAACATAAAAGCACGCTGCAAATCTGCAATTCGTACTGCATTAGATAAACTTGGACTGCTCGACATAGCGAGGAAAATAATGAAAAGATAGAATAGGATTTGTTATTACTGTTTTGAATATCGAATAAATAATTTAATAGCGCGTAATTGCGTTCTGAACGCAGATATTTATTGTGTATGACGTACCCCTGCGCGGCGCGGGATGATTTCAATATAATTCACGAACGACACTCGCCGGCGTTAAGCCAAAAAACTCGCATATCTTTTGAATATCCTCTCGTCGTTCCTCGCTCCATCCCGCGCCGCGCAGGGGTATGCCGCAGATATTATAGGGCAAATTTGTTTAGGTTAAAACATAATACAGCGTTTTACTCAAACTCTGAATAATTTCTATTGCGTTTTTCGGTTTCATTGTATATACTTAAGACAGTTTTAGAAATGGGCTGACCGTGAGGTCTTGGGTCCACCTATGGCGGGGGTATTCCCCGCCGCTTATGTATAAATCGGAGCGTGTACGATGCAGGATAATGTTATCAGCGTTTTTATAGACGAGTCGGGAGATTGGGGTTCTTACAGACAACACTCGCCATATTACATCGTTGCACTGGTTTTTCATTCTCAGACAACTGATATAAGTTGCAGTGTTCAGCAGCTAAAACAGTATGTTTGTTCAATCAGCAGCAAAGATACAATCCATACGGGTCCTATTATCAGAGGCGAAACAGTTTATAAAAAAATTCCGCTTGGTATACGCCAAAAGCTTTTTAATGCAATATGTAATTTTACGCGCAAAGTAGATGTGACTTATTCTTGTGTTAAGTTAAAAAAGACTGATTGCGCGGATTCTTTTGATATGTCAGCAACGCTGTCCAACCTAATTGCGAGGACGTTACGTTCCAACTATGATATGCTTTTATCTGCGGACAAGATCAT is a window from the Candidatus Equadaptatus faecalis genome containing:
- a CDS encoding Coenzyme F420 hydrogenase/dehydrogenase, beta subunit C-terminal domain, which encodes MITELIVNKAHCSGCGACYSSCPAEAIAMQPDEKGFAYPSVDDSKCISCGLCVKICESIGNKQITTQKAYAAFAKDDEIRKNSSSGGVFPLLAEKVLNKGGAVFGAAFNKDFGVEHICVENEEHLNLLRGSKYVQSDLRDTFKEAKSRLKKGQPVLFSGVPCQTAGLKAYLRKEYDNLYLVELVCHGTPSPAVWEKYVELMSKKGEPKRISFRMKDSSWRRFATLFLYKNNVAYLCEHRYDPFMKGFLSNLYLRPSCYFCRLKHNNRAGDITLGDFWGAERYVPEIDDDKGLSLVFVNTERGERLLNSILDKTTYKNLDEDVNALASMLNHSVELNPKSEKFYRDFFADQIQLIPIIEKYTKPNIKARCKSAIRTALDKLGLLDIARKIMKR
- a CDS encoding DUF3800 domain-containing protein — protein: MQDNVISVFIDESGDWGSYRQHSPYYIVALVFHSQTTDISCSVQQLKQYVCSISSKDTIHTGPIIRGETVYKKIPLGIRQKLFNAICNFTRKVDVTYSCVKLKKTDCADSFDMSATLSNLIARTLRSNYDMLLSADKIIVYYDHGQIELNKIIYSVFAALFSCVEFRKIEPLRYTLSQVADLVCTIELLAEKANSNSLTKSELIFFGNTRNFKKTYLDKLRKKRL